In the Sporomusaceae bacterium genome, one interval contains:
- a CDS encoding TRAP transporter large permease: MEVILFSSFVLLAILGLPIAVVLGLSAAAGLVLGTDIPLTVVAQRMFTSTSSFPLMAIPFFMIAGALMEGGGISRRLINLANTLMGATTGGLAMVAILTCMFFAAISGSGPATVAAIGSIMIPAMVRAGYDLAFAAAIMAAAGSIGIIIPPSIPMVTYGVVGGVSIGSLFLGGVIPGLIYGGALMVVAYWIARKRGYKGTGTFSVKALLVATKDAFWALLMPVIILGGIYGGIFTPTEAACVAVFYGLFVGFFVYRELKFGDLKKLLVNSAVSTSIVMFIIATASVFGWIMASEQIPDKVAEAFIEFSDNPIVILLLLNVLLLVIGCFMETNAIIIILAPIFLPLVTQMDIDPIHFGVMMVVNTAIGQVTPPLGVNLFVACGLSKISIESISKAVLPMLLAMIVAVLIITYVPSTVMFLPDLLMK, encoded by the coding sequence ATGGAAGTAATCCTTTTCTCCTCCTTCGTCCTGCTCGCGATTCTCGGGCTGCCCATCGCGGTGGTTCTGGGCCTTTCCGCCGCCGCCGGGCTGGTTTTGGGCACCGACATTCCGCTCACGGTCGTCGCTCAGCGAATGTTTACCTCCACATCTTCGTTTCCGCTGATGGCCATACCCTTCTTTATGATCGCCGGCGCTCTCATGGAGGGGGGCGGGATATCCCGGCGCCTGATTAATCTGGCCAACACCCTGATGGGGGCGACCACCGGCGGCCTGGCCATGGTGGCCATCCTCACCTGCATGTTTTTCGCCGCTATCTCCGGTTCGGGTCCGGCTACCGTCGCGGCCATCGGCAGCATCATGATCCCGGCGATGGTACGGGCAGGCTACGATTTGGCCTTCGCCGCGGCGATCATGGCCGCGGCCGGCTCGATCGGCATCATCATCCCGCCGAGCATCCCGATGGTTACCTACGGTGTGGTGGGCGGCGTGTCCATCGGTTCTCTTTTCCTGGGAGGCGTAATCCCCGGCCTGATTTACGGGGGGGCACTGATGGTTGTCGCCTACTGGATTGCCCGCAAGCGCGGCTACAAAGGAACCGGCACCTTCAGCGTCAAGGCCCTTTTAGTCGCAACCAAGGACGCTTTCTGGGCGCTTTTAATGCCGGTCATAATCCTCGGCGGCATCTACGGCGGCATCTTCACCCCCACCGAGGCGGCCTGCGTGGCAGTGTTCTACGGGCTGTTCGTGGGCTTCTTCGTGTACCGGGAGCTGAAATTCGGCGATCTTAAGAAACTGCTCGTCAATTCGGCGGTGAGTACGTCGATAGTAATGTTTATCATCGCCACCGCTTCGGTGTTCGGCTGGATTATGGCCAGTGAGCAGATTCCCGACAAGGTAGCCGAGGCATTTATCGAGTTCTCGGACAACCCGATTGTCATTTTGCTCCTGCTCAATGTACTCTTGCTGGTTATCGGCTGTTTCATGGAAACCAACGCGATCATCATCATCCTGGCCCCAATCTTCCTGCCGCTGGTGACCCAGATGGATATCGACCCCATCCATTTCGGCGTCATGATGGTTGTAAACACTGCCATAGGTCAGGTTACACCGCCGCTGGGGGTAAATCTATTCGTCGCCTGCGGCCTGTCGAAGATTTCCATCGAGAGCATTTCCAAGGCCGTACTGCCGATGCTGCTGGCGATGATTGTCGCCGTTCTGATAATCACCTATGTACCCAGCACGGTTATGTTCCTGCCTGACTTGCTGATGAAGTAG
- a CDS encoding TRAP transporter small permease, whose translation MNLRHLFDNLEEYLCVGLLVVMSGAILCQILFRFVFELPLRWTEELGIYVLSWVSFMGASVGVKRWAHIGVEAFVLLLPKKLQSATKVLSLVLSVVFFAIMVYFGFEIVNKQIVTGQVSPAMRIPMYYAYLSVPVGGAFMLIRTLQLLHVQLTRGGAK comes from the coding sequence GTGAACTTACGGCATCTGTTCGACAATTTGGAGGAATACCTGTGCGTTGGCCTGCTGGTAGTAATGTCCGGGGCTATCCTATGCCAGATACTGTTCCGGTTTGTTTTCGAACTTCCGCTGCGATGGACGGAGGAATTGGGCATCTACGTTCTGTCTTGGGTTTCGTTCATGGGCGCCAGCGTAGGCGTGAAAAGATGGGCTCATATCGGCGTTGAGGCCTTCGTTTTGCTGCTGCCTAAGAAGCTTCAAAGTGCCACCAAGGTCCTGTCGCTCGTTTTGAGCGTTGTATTTTTCGCTATCATGGTGTATTTCGGTTTCGAAATCGTGAATAAGCAGATTGTCACCGGTCAGGTGTCCCCGGCGATGCGTATCCCCATGTATTACGCCTACCTATCAGTGCCTGTGGGCGGAGCGTTCATGCTTATCCGCACCCTCCAACTGCTGCATGTCCAACTAACGCGGGGAGGTGCGAAGTAA
- a CDS encoding TRAP transporter substrate-binding protein, translating to MKKKLALLIILVLCVSLALAGCGGGSKKSGDAAKDTKSVTTIKVGHVLAPDHPYTLGLKKFAEIVDKKTDGKVKVNVFHSSQLGNERDMIEALQLGTQQMALVSTAPLASFTKQFLVFDLPFIFSDYKGAYKVLDGEIGQGVLKTLETQGIVGLTYWENGFRHVTNSKRPIQKPGDLDGLKIRLMENPIHMDTFKAMGANPMPMAFGELFTALQQKTIDAQENPVPIIWTSRFYEVQKYCSLTGHFYAAAPLLVSKKFFDGLPADQQKAIREAAVEARDYERQLLAQQNKELIDKLKEKKMELLEVDKGPFKEAVKKVWAQYEPTIGKDLIQKVVDAQR from the coding sequence GTGAAAAAGAAACTGGCGTTATTGATTATCCTGGTACTGTGTGTCTCGCTGGCTCTTGCAGGCTGTGGCGGCGGGAGCAAGAAGAGCGGCGATGCCGCTAAAGACACTAAGAGCGTAACCACTATCAAGGTCGGTCACGTTCTGGCTCCCGACCATCCCTACACACTCGGTTTGAAGAAATTCGCCGAGATCGTCGACAAGAAAACCGACGGCAAAGTAAAAGTCAACGTGTTCCACAGTTCTCAGCTCGGTAACGAGCGTGACATGATCGAGGCACTTCAGCTTGGTACTCAGCAGATGGCTCTGGTTTCGACGGCGCCGCTGGCCAGTTTCACCAAACAGTTTCTGGTATTTGACCTCCCCTTCATATTCAGCGATTACAAAGGCGCCTATAAAGTACTCGACGGCGAAATCGGCCAGGGTGTTTTGAAGACGCTCGAAACGCAAGGCATCGTCGGCTTGACTTATTGGGAGAACGGTTTCCGTCATGTGACCAACAGCAAGCGGCCTATCCAGAAACCTGGGGACTTAGACGGGCTGAAGATCCGTCTGATGGAAAACCCCATCCACATGGATACTTTTAAGGCAATGGGCGCAAACCCGATGCCGATGGCTTTCGGGGAACTGTTCACCGCTCTGCAGCAGAAGACGATTGACGCGCAGGAAAACCCGGTGCCGATCATCTGGACCTCCCGTTTCTACGAAGTGCAGAAGTATTGCAGCCTGACCGGCCACTTCTACGCCGCCGCTCCGCTGCTGGTCTCCAAGAAGTTCTTTGACGGACTGCCGGCCGACCAACAAAAAGCTATCCGGGAAGCCGCGGTGGAAGCCCGCGACTACGAGCGCCAGCTTCTTGCCCAGCAAAACAAGGAACTAATCGACAAACTGAAAGAGAAGAAGATGGAACTCCTCGAAGTCGACAAGGGGCCGTTCAAAGAGGCTGTTAAGAAGGTTTGGGCCCAGTATGAACCGACCATCGGCAAGGACCTGATCCAGAAGGTAGTTGACGCCCAGAGATAG
- a CDS encoding permease, whose product MSELQKLLAIITVFLLAYFMPAESGRFQSAILEAFRMLNDYAREHVLLCLVPALFIAGAISTFIRQQAVMKYLGAEANKVLAYCVASVSGTILAVCSCTVLPLFAGIYSRGAGIGPATAFLYSGPAINVLAIILTARILGFEMGVARAVGAVAFSIVIGLIMAFIYRKEEAAKKEAFAMPEGEEPSRKLWQEVVYFGGMVAFLVFANWGKPIEPGLFATVYAYKWILAGVSLAVVIYTSSAWFVKSELIDWRDSTWFFTKQIIPLLLGGVLVAGFLMGRPGLDAGIIPDEYVTMLVGGNSVWANLFASVVGAFMYFATLTEVPILQGLMGSGMGKGPALALLLAGPALSLPSMVVLRQVMGTEKTFVYVSLVVIMATVTGMMYGAWF is encoded by the coding sequence ATGTCAGAGTTACAGAAGCTATTAGCCATTATCACGGTCTTTCTGCTGGCCTACTTCATGCCGGCCGAAAGCGGGCGCTTCCAAAGCGCGATACTTGAGGCTTTCAGGATGCTTAACGATTACGCGCGCGAGCACGTTTTACTGTGCCTGGTTCCAGCGTTGTTTATCGCTGGGGCAATCTCGACGTTCATCCGTCAGCAGGCTGTGATGAAATACCTCGGCGCTGAAGCAAACAAGGTTCTTGCCTACTGCGTGGCCTCGGTATCGGGGACGATTCTAGCCGTTTGCTCTTGCACGGTCTTGCCGCTATTCGCGGGGATATATTCGCGAGGGGCCGGCATCGGCCCGGCAACCGCCTTTCTTTATTCCGGCCCGGCCATAAATGTATTGGCGATCATCCTCACAGCAAGGATATTAGGCTTTGAGATGGGCGTGGCCAGAGCGGTTGGCGCGGTGGCGTTTTCGATCGTCATCGGCCTGATCATGGCGTTCATCTACAGGAAGGAAGAGGCCGCAAAAAAGGAAGCCTTCGCAATGCCGGAAGGGGAGGAGCCTAGCCGGAAGCTGTGGCAGGAAGTAGTCTACTTCGGTGGTATGGTCGCATTCCTGGTATTCGCCAACTGGGGCAAACCGATTGAACCCGGCCTTTTTGCCACCGTTTACGCCTATAAATGGATACTGGCCGGCGTTAGCCTTGCCGTGGTGATATACACATCTTCAGCCTGGTTTGTTAAGAGCGAACTGATCGACTGGCGCGACAGCACCTGGTTTTTCACCAAGCAGATCATCCCGCTCCTGCTGGGCGGCGTATTGGTAGCAGGCTTCCTCATGGGGCGCCCTGGCCTTGACGCCGGTATCATACCTGACGAATATGTAACAATGCTTGTCGGCGGTAATAGCGTGTGGGCCAACTTATTCGCGAGTGTAGTCGGCGCCTTTATGTACTTTGCGACCCTGACCGAAGTCCCAATTCTTCAAGGGCTCATGGGCTCCGGTATGGGCAAAGGCCCCGCCCTCGCTCTGCTCTTAGCCGGCCCCGCGCTCAGCCTGCCGAGCATGGTCGTCCTGCGTCAGGTCATGGGGACCGAGAAAACCTTTGTATATGTGTCGCTGGTCGTGATTATGGCGACGGTGACGGGTATGATGTACGGTGCTTGGTTTTAA
- a CDS encoding putative zinc-binding protein, whose product MDSCAFSAYPTVFFACSGGSNVGQIANEACRQLTADGHGEMSCLAGVCAHVNGIVKFAKASRVVAVDGCGWNCARKTLEAAKVPVCHHFVLTDWGIERKPELLPDKEEIALTKNRILAIVE is encoded by the coding sequence ATGGATAGCTGCGCATTTTCGGCTTATCCAACCGTGTTTTTCGCCTGCTCCGGCGGCTCGAATGTTGGCCAAATCGCTAACGAAGCCTGCCGGCAACTAACTGCTGATGGACACGGCGAGATGTCATGCCTCGCCGGGGTCTGCGCCCACGTTAACGGAATCGTTAAATTCGCCAAAGCTTCAAGAGTAGTAGCCGTAGATGGTTGTGGGTGGAATTGCGCCCGTAAGACTCTCGAAGCCGCGAAAGTTCCCGTGTGTCACCACTTTGTCCTTACCGATTGGGGTATCGAGCGGAAACCTGAACTCTTGCCTGATAAGGAAGAAATAGCGCTGACCAAAAACAGGATTTTGGCCATAGTTGAATAA
- a CDS encoding thioredoxin family protein: protein MKIEVLGMGCQKCANLYENTKQAVAELGISADITKVENIKDIMNYGVMSTPALVVDGVVKVSGKVPGKDEIKGYLK from the coding sequence GTGAAAATTGAAGTCCTCGGTATGGGCTGTCAGAAGTGCGCCAATCTCTACGAAAATACAAAACAGGCGGTCGCCGAACTTGGCATATCCGCAGATATTACCAAGGTGGAAAACATCAAGGATATCATGAATTATGGGGTAATGTCGACGCCCGCTCTTGTTGTCGATGGTGTTGTAAAAGTTTCCGGTAAGGTGCCCGGGAAGGACGAAATCAAGGGATACCTGAAGTAA
- a CDS encoding metalloregulator ArsR/SmtB family transcription factor yields MAEDIVTRLTAEFLKSLSHPARIRILRLLTPGERCVCELITEIDIEQSNLSQHLGVLKKQGIIDSRKEGTKVFYRITHPSVLEVIRAVEKTIGDQISESQNLLSHLGKGGGTGEN; encoded by the coding sequence ATGGCTGAAGACATCGTGACAAGGCTTACGGCTGAATTCCTTAAATCGCTGTCGCATCCGGCCCGCATAAGAATACTGCGGCTGTTGACGCCCGGAGAACGCTGCGTTTGTGAACTGATAACCGAAATCGATATCGAGCAGTCTAACCTCTCGCAGCACTTAGGAGTGCTGAAGAAGCAGGGGATCATAGATTCACGCAAAGAAGGGACTAAGGTTTTTTATCGGATAACACATCCTTCTGTGCTTGAAGTAATCAGGGCGGTGGAAAAGACAATCGGCGATCAAATCAGTGAAAGCCAGAATCTTCTAAGCCATCTGGGAAAAGGAGGTGGAACCGGTGAAAATTGA
- a CDS encoding DUF2703 domain-containing protein, which translates to MFIDLTVCDRCLGTDASLEEAVAEVATVLRATGHEIDVRKILVESENQARELGFVSSPTIRINGQDIQLDGKESLCESCGDVCGEDVDCRVWIWRGREYTTPPKAMIVDAILRHVYGGQQAARPAVKEVPDNLKRFFAAKNNR; encoded by the coding sequence ATGTTCATCGACCTAACGGTATGCGACCGCTGCCTAGGGACCGACGCCAGCCTGGAAGAGGCCGTAGCAGAAGTGGCAACCGTTCTGAGGGCTACCGGACACGAAATCGATGTCCGCAAGATACTGGTGGAAAGCGAGAATCAGGCCCGCGAACTCGGCTTTGTTAGCTCACCTACCATCCGTATCAACGGGCAGGACATTCAGCTTGACGGCAAGGAAAGCTTATGCGAGTCATGTGGGGATGTCTGTGGGGAAGACGTCGACTGCCGGGTTTGGATATGGCGGGGCCGGGAATATACTACACCGCCCAAGGCGATGATCGTTGACGCGATACTAAGGCATGTTTACGGCGGGCAACAAGCTGCACGCCCGGCCGTTAAGGAAGTACCCGACAACTTAAAACGATTTTTCGCTGCCAAGAACAACAGGTAA
- the sigZ gene encoding RNA polymerase sigma factor SigZ, which produces MSGTANLFTEEFTHSLHIFIARRIANPQDAEDVLQEVFFRTYRHIDTLKEAGKAQAWAFQIARNTINDYYRARKTAEPLEGISDRATVEYEENGNKEIAGCLPAMVGHLSEKDRLALLLTEYQGLTQKEAAEMLGLSLSGTKSRVQRAKRKLKKLITGCCSLELDRRGNIVDYKQKEKTNPFCDLS; this is translated from the coding sequence ATGAGTGGTACGGCTAATCTGTTTACCGAAGAGTTTACGCACAGCCTCCATATCTTTATCGCCAGGCGGATAGCAAACCCGCAGGACGCCGAAGATGTGCTGCAGGAGGTCTTTTTCCGTACCTACAGGCATATTGATACCCTGAAAGAAGCAGGAAAAGCCCAAGCCTGGGCTTTTCAGATTGCCCGCAATACAATAAACGACTACTATCGCGCCCGCAAGACTGCCGAACCGCTTGAAGGGATCTCCGATCGGGCAACGGTTGAGTATGAAGAGAATGGCAATAAGGAGATCGCAGGGTGCTTGCCGGCAATGGTCGGTCACCTTTCCGAAAAGGACCGGCTGGCTTTACTGCTGACCGAGTATCAGGGCTTGACGCAGAAGGAAGCAGCGGAAATGCTGGGACTGTCTCTATCGGGCACCAAATCGCGCGTCCAGAGGGCCAAGCGGAAATTGAAGAAACTGATTACTGGCTGCTGCAGCCTTGAACTTGACCGTCGTGGAAACATTGTCGATTACAAGCAAAAGGAAAAGACTAACCCATTTTGTGATTTGTCGTGA
- a CDS encoding putative zinc-binding protein, translating into MSCNCGCQASSAPKIVYGCAGCADVGGVADAVSRKLRQDGFATNKASCLAGIGAGLQPFIDAAKAASMVVTIDGCETGCAMKTIQNIGIEPQAIFLTQMGLEKGKTVPAPELTEKLCGMIVSRF; encoded by the coding sequence ATGTCATGCAACTGCGGGTGCCAAGCGAGCAGCGCTCCGAAAATCGTATATGGATGCGCAGGGTGTGCAGATGTTGGTGGCGTTGCGGACGCCGTCAGCCGGAAGCTCAGGCAAGACGGCTTTGCCACGAATAAAGCCAGCTGTCTCGCCGGAATCGGTGCTGGTCTTCAGCCTTTCATCGACGCTGCGAAAGCCGCCAGTATGGTCGTTACGATTGATGGGTGCGAAACAGGCTGCGCTATGAAGACCATCCAAAACATCGGCATCGAACCGCAAGCCATTTTCCTTACCCAGATGGGGCTGGAAAAAGGCAAAACCGTCCCTGCGCCCGAGCTAACTGAGAAACTGTGTGGAATGATTGTCAGCCGTTTTTAG
- a CDS encoding permease, with product MFALNDLINAGEYFLFITGELLALFIGVSFFVAMLREFISEETLRNFLTKPSKWTGNILGAFFGALTPFCSCSTIPILVGLMSAGAPFGATMSFLVASPLLNPVILALFLLLLGWKVTILYASVTFIAAVLSGAVWERMGLASDYKMAGQQSTCCCCDCGPVEPDTMPVNWQDKTKRAGVQTWALFRQVLPYLLFGAGIGAFIYGFVPEEFIIRVAGPDNLLAIPVAAVVGVPMYIRVETMLPISSVLLEKGMSLGALIALIIGGAGASIPEVTLLASIFKARLVAVFVVTILFVAIVAGYIFQVLQTAII from the coding sequence TTGTTTGCGTTAAACGATCTGATAAATGCGGGCGAATACTTTCTGTTCATAACGGGAGAACTGCTTGCCCTGTTTATCGGCGTATCTTTTTTTGTCGCGATGCTCCGGGAGTTCATTTCCGAGGAGACGCTGAGGAATTTTCTTACCAAACCGTCGAAGTGGACTGGGAATATTCTTGGAGCCTTCTTCGGGGCGCTAACGCCGTTCTGTTCCTGTTCCACCATTCCGATTCTGGTCGGATTGATGAGTGCCGGGGCTCCATTCGGGGCGACCATGTCTTTTCTCGTCGCTTCTCCACTACTCAACCCGGTTATCCTTGCCCTGTTTCTTCTATTGTTGGGCTGGAAGGTAACAATTCTTTACGCTTCAGTCACTTTTATAGCCGCCGTCCTAAGCGGAGCTGTATGGGAACGGATGGGCCTTGCCAGCGATTACAAGATGGCTGGCCAGCAGAGCACTTGCTGTTGCTGCGACTGCGGGCCCGTCGAGCCGGACACTATGCCTGTTAATTGGCAGGATAAGACGAAACGCGCAGGAGTACAGACTTGGGCGCTATTTCGTCAGGTTTTGCCATACCTGCTGTTCGGGGCGGGAATAGGGGCGTTCATATATGGCTTTGTTCCCGAGGAATTTATCATCCGGGTCGCAGGCCCGGATAATCTCCTGGCGATTCCCGTCGCAGCCGTAGTCGGCGTGCCAATGTATATACGGGTTGAAACGATGTTGCCGATTAGTTCGGTGCTACTCGAAAAAGGAATGAGTCTCGGCGCATTAATAGCGCTGATCATTGGCGGCGCCGGGGCCAGCATACCTGAGGTGACGCTTTTGGCGTCCATTTTCAAGGCAAGATTGGTAGCTGTTTTCGTAGTAACGATTCTATTTGTTGCGATTGTTGCAGGATATATTTTTCAGGTCTTACAGACGGCCATTATCTGA
- a CDS encoding PadR family transcriptional regulator — protein sequence MKYQSKEYWASLIKMSLSRFFILHVLYKEQLHGYEITKRVSGITGGCCAPTEGSLYPVLKEFIDNGLVSVETQFVSGRERKVYTITEEGRQAYVVGAQAWTEVSAHILRAVEEDSQKCL from the coding sequence TTGAAATACCAGTCCAAAGAATACTGGGCCAGTCTGATAAAAATGAGCCTGTCGCGCTTTTTCATTTTACATGTGCTGTATAAAGAGCAGTTGCATGGGTATGAAATTACCAAACGGGTTTCCGGGATCACCGGCGGATGCTGTGCTCCTACTGAGGGTAGTCTGTATCCGGTGCTGAAGGAGTTCATCGACAACGGATTGGTGAGTGTCGAGACTCAATTCGTCTCAGGCCGCGAGCGTAAGGTATACACAATCACTGAAGAAGGACGTCAGGCATACGTGGTAGGTGCACAGGCGTGGACCGAGGTGTCTGCCCATATTCTACGTGCTGTGGAGGAAGACTCGCAGAAGTGTCTATAA